TGCAGCCGCGGCTGACCCGCCAGCGCAAGCAGTCCGCGCGGCGCATCGGCGCCTTCGCTCGCAAAACGCAGCGTCAGCGCGAACAGCGCAGCCGACAGATAGTTGATCAGGCATTCGCTGCCGGGGCTTTCGTCGAGCGCCTCCTCGCGCATCAACGAGACGATGCGCGCGAGCCGCGAGCCGGCGACGCTCGGCTGCGATGCGCCGCCAGCGGATGCATCTTCGCCGGCTGCATCTTCATCGGTAGAGGGAAAGCCAGAGTCAGAGTCAGAGGCATCGGCATGGCCGCCTTCACCCGCGACGTCCGCGATCCGTATCGCCCCGGCCGCTTCGTCGCGCGCGGCCTCGGCCGCCTCCGACGCCTCAGACGTCACGTCCGACGTCACCTCGGACATCGCCTCCGGCGAGGTCCCGCGCACCCCCGCATACGGCAGGCGCGGCGCCGCCTGCCCCGCCGCCACCGACCCCGTACTGACCACGAGCCTCGCCGGCAAATGCTCGCGCAACAGCCGCTCCGGCATCGCGCCGACCAGGAAGCGCCCGCACAGCAGGTCGGCGACCGGCCCCGAACTGCCGTTTTCGACGACCGTCAGCGTGATATTGCGCCGCTTGACCGCCGGCGCGGGCGGCGCACCGCTGCCGTCATGAATGCGGTGCGGCGTGCCAGTCGGGAACAGGATCACGTCGCCGGCCGTGAGCCTGCGCGGTGGCCCGTTGCCGTCCTCGAGCACGGCTTCCCCGGCCAGCAGCACGTGATACGGAATCTCGTGCACGCCGGCCGTACCCACTTCAACCACCCATGGCGAGCCGAAATGGCAGCGCTCGTCGATGCGTCCATTGACCGGCGTCAGCGAAAGAAAGCGGCTTAGCAGATCCATATGAGTCGTTTGAGCAATTTGTTGATCCGTTAGCGAATTCGCACGCGGCGATGACCGACGTACAGTGAGTCCATCGAATGCAGGCAAGACCTGCGCCCGATTCTACTGGACGACGGCGCGGTGCATGACGAGCAGCTTTCAAACCATGCGCGCAGTGCATTCAAACGAACTGGAGCAACAGATGAAAACGATTCATATCGATGTCGCAGTGATCGGCGCCGGCAGCGCCGGTCTGCCGGCGTACCGTGCGGCGAAGGCCGCGGGC
The genomic region above belongs to Paraburkholderia edwinii and contains:
- a CDS encoding cupin domain-containing protein, producing the protein MDLLSRFLSLTPVNGRIDERCHFGSPWVVEVGTAGVHEIPYHVLLAGEAVLEDGNGPPRRLTAGDVILFPTGTPHRIHDGSGAPPAPAVKRRNITLTVVENGSSGPVADLLCGRFLVGAMPERLLREHLPARLVVSTGSVAAGQAAPRLPYAGVRGTSPEAMSEVTSDVTSEASEAAEAARDEAAGAIRIADVAGEGGHADASDSDSGFPSTDEDAAGEDASAGGASQPSVAGSRLARIVSLMREEALDESPGSECLINYLSAALFALTLRFASEGADAPRGLLALAGQPRLQPALSAMFENPGEPWTLDQFAALCHMSRATFVRQFQDAIGRSATDMLTEVRLTLAGRALLETTTSVAEIGSTVGYQSEAAFQRVFKRHIGVTPARWRATGGNIQLQPQSK